The nucleotide sequence TTCTATTTTAAATGTTAAGATATGCAGAGTACCACAGCTTTGTGAGTAGCGCACCTGCTGCACCACAACCTTGACGTGACTAACTCGAACAGGAGTTTGTTTACCTTcacctgcctgctgctgctgctcccgctTATCACTCTCACTTCACGCCTCACTCTGGGTGGTGCCGGGGTCTTACGTAGGTAAGGTGTGTGTTGATACGGTCAGTAACTAATACTACTGCATTCACACTCACTAGTGACTGTTGATGAGACGTCCCGAGGCAGGGATTGCCTTAGGGCCGGCCAAGGAACATAGTATAGCATCCTTAAGGTGGCCTTCATCCTCTTTTGTTTGCACTTTCTCATTCGTGTCTTATttcattttgatatttttaagAAAAACGTTATGTTactttgaaatatatatatatatatatatatatatatatatatatatatatatatatatatatatatatatatatatatatatatatatatatatatatatatatatatatatatatatatatatatatatatatatatatatatgagagagagagagagagagagagagagagagagagagagagagagagagagagtctataaaACCTCATGAATAaatgttttcattgtttcttaaTAAGTGTAAGGAACCACACAAGAACTTTTTGTTCTTACCTGGTTCTTACCTGGTTGGGCTCCCTAGGAGGGAACCCCATATTGGCTAGCACGCCAGCCCATTTAAGAGGCCATCAGTGTGAATTAATCTGGATAAAGATCAGACTGGAAAGTGTGCTATAAGCCCACTTAGAACAATAAAAagcaaacaagtaaaaaaaaatcgaataaaGAATCTCCTAAGAATATGGCAAGTCctttcttgaaagagtttagcTTGGTAGATTCAGCTACCTCTGACGGGAGGGTGTTACATAACCTAACGACACGAACTGAGAAAAATCTGAGTCTGGCTTCAGAGGTAATGTGTTGCACAAAAATCTTTTAAACTTGTGCCCTCATGTAATATCTCTTGCTGGTGCCATAGTAAATAAGTCAGAAGAAGATATAGATGACATACCATTGAAGATCTTCCAACACTTGAGTACTACTTacatattcactttttttcagtgtgCAAGTCATATATATGATTGCATATATGtttacataaaaacataagaaaaagggggaagttgcaagaagccgtcaggcctacacgtggcagtctctgtatgaaaaatacctgcctatttccacctaccatccccatccataaatttgtctaatcttttaaagctctctaatgattcagcactaacaacctgattactgagtccgttccattcatctacaactttatttgagaaccaattccttcctatctttcttaaaTCTAAGTTTTCAAGCCTCAACCCGtaagtcattctcctttttattgattttaatagacctttatcattcctgtaatatggggaccagagaactgcacagcatagtcaaGATGAGGTCTGGCCaacgccaaatataactttaatattacttcgtgACTCCTGCTTTTAATACTCCTATAAATAAATCCTAAAACCCGATTTGGCgtatttctggcctctatgcattgttttctcagAGGgagatcagagctaactataattcataaatctttttcgttccctgaacctaccagagcttcaTTGCTTATTGTGtacttactgtgtgtgtttcttctatCTACGCTAAGAACTTTGCACTTGTTGATGTTAAActacatttgccatctgtctgatCATTCGTTCATCCAATACAAATCTGCCTGCAATTAAGGGGATGGCATCTgaatctgacctaattaatcaacctatcttcgtgtcatccgcaaatttactaacatcactactaatcccactatccaagtcattaatatatattaaaaacaacaatggccctgaAACttatccctgtggcaccccactaattacttgaccccactcagatttagaCCCGTTTATTACAGCTCTGTCGCCTAACCACGatcttatccagcctaacacctccCAATTTATCTCATGCGCCCTAacttttctcaggagcctctgatggggtatcttgtcaaacgctttactaaagtccaagTATAGCTGTCGTAACTATCACTATTACCTTCCGTCTCgtaaactttactgtaaaaactcaacaagttcgtaaggcaagacttccccttggTGAAGacattaaaccaaggtttgcaaggtttaggtcgagagaaagagtgaggaatgtacgcctccacgctagacactatcacctctgctatgCGCTCGGAACACAGAAACGGGTATCTTTGTGCTCTctgtagtagtcattccaaggaaaatcggaATAAAACCTCATCAGGTCttcccaattagcagaggcaaaacgccagaggcacctccgctttggggggatcctgaggagggattggaatgataggacaagatacagatatgaggttgtgatcggaggagcctaacggagaaAACAGGGTGACAGCTAAAgcggaaggattagaggttaataaaagatcaagaatgttgggcgtatttccaagacagtcaagaatacgagtaaggtgttgcaccagttgctctggGTCATAAAGGATAGcgaagttaaaggctagttcaccagaatggtcagtgaaaggagggggaagccaaagttggtggtgatcATTGAAGTCTCGAAGAATGGAGaactccgcaaaagggaagagagacagaatgtACTCCattttagaagttaagtagtcaaagaatttctaatAGTCACAGGAGTTAGGtgggaggtatacagcacaaatgaATCTAGTTTGAGAGTggctctgtagtcatagccagatggtgaaaaattccagctttggattgaaaatgaggatagagaaagtaggaagaaacagaaaaggggctactgtcagttgcctcagacacctatgtttTAGTGAGCaaaagatgatgaggtttagtaaaggagaggtagtgttctacagattgaaaatcagatctaaggccgcgaatgttgcagaagttaatgaagaaaaagttgagtggagtgtcaagacacttatgatcgataccagaagatcagtctgacctggggacattttaGGTCCCCTCTCAAGATGGAGACTCCGGTATAGGAGTCGCTGTATTTAATttataattttgagtgaagggtatgtgtgcatgtagttttgtgtgaaggaagaaagttgtctttggAGGACAAGCTGCAACTGCtctcttgtgttgtgaaacacaaagggaaacgttcagtgaggtcacagctggttattgatgagttcacagcactccctgatccaTTGTTTGAAACCTCCCTGGGAGTAATtttcgtttcggcaggtgtctacggCCTCCTGACAATCTCCAAGCACAAGCACTTTATCTTGGGGTAGGGTAACTAcgtctgcctcctccttcttctccttgtcccCTTCCACCacgttcatctcctcctctgtcaCTTCCTTCAACACACTGAAGGGATTCTTGATTTCCATGTGGCGCCCCTCGAGGTGAGGCGCCTTGGTGACCTTCATTCTCTTTGCGCCCCTGCaaacaaccgaccactgcttatcgtcaaaatcacacacacacactgtaagaaagaaatattacaaTTACAGCCTAGAGTGAAagtgtaataaataataataataataataataataataataataataataataataataataataattaacaacaacaacaacaacaacatcatcaacaacataacaacataaacaaataaatttgaAAAAACGACATCCACAAGAAAATTCCACGTTGAAAGAACACAGGAAGTAACCCATCAAAAGAGCAGACAAGGATGAggaatttctttccttttatttatttatttattttcaaaataaaacaatagtaGATCAATGAACTGATTGTCAGAGAAAGTGGTTTATGTAAACAATATGCATAAATGTTATTCATTATATAAATGCGGCACAAAGCGGTAAACAATACGAACTTGATTCAGTCTTGTAAAGttacaaatatataaacacacacacacacacacacacatatctaaaAATGAAAGCAGGATACAAATAAAACGAAAATCAACCAATGTAATAACACTTTTTGTTAGTATCGTGATGATGGGGGAAAACAACAATGGAGTAGGATACAAGTACTTAAGTTATCTACGTCAGGGGTGTCAAACTCAAATCCTTTAGAGGCCCAATTATGCACTTGGTTATGGTCTCGAGGGACATCAAAGAATTGGTAATTACTTATTGGCAATACTGAAGATTACAATTTACTTTGTTGGTCATCCTGGTTTACCAAAAATACATTATTAAGGTAAAAGGTTAAAGTTATTACGTCTCGTCTTAACAATTTAGTCACATTTTCCGCAGTTATAACATTTATAGTAACTCGAGTTGAAAAATCTCCTGTCATCTCGCGGGCCACTTAAGTCCATCCCGCGGGCCACATATGGTCCGCGGCCATGAGTTTGACACCCCTGGTCTACGTAGCTCTTGATACTGGACGCCTCTTAGGGAGACTCCAGCTTCTGGCAGCAGAACCTGTCAGTCTGGCACAGTGTTCTGATACGGAACATCGTCTAGCGAACGTAGGGCAATGAATGGTATCTTTCACAACACAGGGTCCCCATTCTCACATGTTTTAAGTAACGCCTTATCTTGACAAATATTTATCAAGTTTTATTTTCATCCAAAGATATTTCTAGTGATAATCCAACAAGGCTTCCGCATTCTTAGAACTCTAATAAATATCTCTGTGTGTCCAAAGCGTCCTAAAATGCGGACCGATAACGAAAGATTTCATCGTGTCGTCAACGCGTTCCTGACAAGGACACCAAGTACGTAAAGCTATTCAGCTTAATCCCTTCCTGCGCCGATGATGGCCAGGAGGTACATGAAGAGGTTGATCACGTCCAGGTAGAGGTTGAGGGCTGCAAAGATGTACTCCTCGGGAGAGATGGCTAACTTGTGGTTGCCTCCGAGCATGAGTTGCGTGTCAAATATGATGTACAAGCAAAACAGCAACGCACCGATGCAGGCATAGAGTATATAGAGCACACGACTCTGCATTATACCCGCCATGATGCCGAAAAAGATGAGCATGATGATCGTCGTGAACAGCGCGCCACTCATGAACGTGAAGTCCCATTTGGTCtgtgatgaaagaaggaaggaaagggaggaaggcttcagaaaaaaaaaaaaaattgcaaattcCGCTtccaggaggaagggagtgacaAGAACTTTATGGTAAGTGGATAAATCAGCGGCCCCGCCGCAAAAAGAAGAGGGGGCAGTGAGGTGATTTCTAGATCAGCTTAGCTTGCGGCTACTGCGTATAGTATCagttaaccttttcactgctagacaTTCATTCTccacaatcccttacaattttTGAGATACTTATCTTTGTACTAAAGCATGTTGAATATTTATGTTGCCTGGATCATACAAAAtcaatttttatcttctttttactttatcaGTCCATGCAAATCTAGATTTTTACATTGCTCtgaatgttatgaaaatatgaaCATGGCAGTGAAAgtatcacacagacacacacacacacacacacacacctggaaggCGAAGAGGGTGAGTCCTATGGTTACGACGATGGTGGCGCCAACAGCAATCAGTACGT is from Scylla paramamosain isolate STU-SP2022 chromosome 9, ASM3559412v1, whole genome shotgun sequence and encodes:
- the LOC135103510 gene encoding protein lifeguard 1-like → MDQEVYAMEHQMDEFAFSEKSVRRGFIRKVYAVLTSQLIITFAIVAVFVLVPDVQKFAVRNQAVFWTAFGLTLAMVIALSCCGNLRRKTPHNYIALFVFTLCEGYLLGSIAATFEAKDVLIAVGATIVVTIGLTLFAFQTKWDFTFMSGALFTTIIMLIFFGIMAGIMQSRVLYILYACIGALLFCLYIIFDTQLMLGGNHKLAISPEEYIFAALNLYLDVINLFMYLLAIIGAGRD